A portion of the Thunnus albacares chromosome 23, fThuAlb1.1, whole genome shotgun sequence genome contains these proteins:
- the LOC122975259 gene encoding histone H2A-like, with the protein MSGRGKTGAGKARAKAKTRSSRAGLQFPVGRVHRLLRKGNYAERVGAGAPVYLAAVLEYLTAEILELAGNAARDNKKTRIIPRHLQLAVRNDEELNKLLGGVTIAQGGVLPNIQAVLLPKKTEKPAKK; encoded by the coding sequence ATGTCTGGACGAGGAAAAACTGGCGCCGGTAAGGCCAGAGCGAAGGCAAAGACCCGTTCCTCCCGGGCCGGGCTTCAGTTCCCGGTCGGCAGAGTCCACAGGCTGCTGAGGAAGGGTAATTATGCGGAGCGTGTCGGTGCCGGAGCCCCGGTGTACCTGGCGGCGGTGCTGGAGTACCTGACCGCTGAGATCCTGGAGCTGGCCGGAAACGCTGCCCGCGACAACAAGAAGACCAGGATCATCCCCCGTCACCTGCAGCTGGCTGTCCGCAACGACGAGGAGCTCAACAAGCTGCTGGGCGGAGTGACCATCGCTCAGGGCGGCGTGCTGCCCAACATCCAGGCTGTGCTGCTGCCCAAGAAGACCGAGAAGCCCGCCAAGAAGTAA
- the LOC122975267 gene encoding histone H4, translating into MSGRGKGGKGLGKGGAKRHRKVLRDNIQGITKPAIRRLARRGGVKRISGLIYEETRGVLKVFLENVIRDAVTYTEHAKRKTVTAMDVVYALKRQGRTLYGFGG; encoded by the coding sequence ATGAGTGGAAGAGGAAAAGGCGGCAAAGGACTCGGTAAAGGAGGCGCTAAGCGTCACCGTAAAGTCCTCCGTGATAACATCCAGGGAATCACCAAACCCGCCATCCGCCGTCTGGCTCGCCGCGGCGGCGTGAAGCGTATCTCCGGTCTGATCTACGAGGAGACCCGCGGTGTGCTGAAGGTGTTCCTGGAGAACGTGATCCGTGATGCCGTCACCTACACCGAGCACGCCAAGAGGAAGACCGTGACCGCCATGGACGTGGTTTACGCGCTGAAGAGGCAGGGCCGCACCCTGTACGGCTTCGGAGGTTAA
- the LOC122975264 gene encoding histone H2B 3-like — MPDPVKAPKKGSKKAVSKATKTGKKKRKTRKESYAIYVYKVLKQVHPDTGISSKAMGIMNSFVGDIFERIAGEASRLAHYNKRSTITSREIQTAVRLLLPGELAKHAVSEGTKAVTKYTSSK; from the coding sequence ATGCCTGATCCAGTCAAAGCACCGAAGAAAGGCTCCAAGAAAGCCGTCTCTAAAGCCACCAAGACCggcaagaagaagagaaagaccaGGAAGGAGAGCTACGCCATCTACGTGTACAAGGTGCTGAAGCAGGTCCATCCCGACACCGGCATCTCCTCCAAGGCCATGGGCATCATGAACTCCTTCGTGGGGGACATCTTTGAGCGCATCGCCGGTGAGGCTTCCCGCCTGGCACACTACAACAAGCGCTCCACCATCACCTCCAGGGAGATCCAGACCGCCGTCCGCCTGCTGCTGCCCGGTGAGCTGGCCAAACACGCCGTGTCCGAGGGCACCAAGGCCGTCACCAAGTACACCAGCTCCAAGTAA
- the LOC122975263 gene encoding histone H2B 1/2 — MPEPAKSAPKKGSKKAVTKTAGKGGKKKRKTRKESYAIYVYKVLKQVHPDTGISSKAMGIMNSFVGDIFERIAGEASRLAHYNKRSTITSREIQTAVRLLLPGELAKHAVSEGTKAVTKYTSSK; from the coding sequence ATGCCTGAACCAGCGAAGTCAGCGCCCAAGAAGGGCTCCAAGAAAGCCGTGACTAAGACCGCCGGCAAGGGAggcaagaagaagagaaagaccaGGAAGGAGAGCTACGCCATCTACGTGTACAAGGTGCTGAAGCAGGTCCATCCCGACACCGGCATCTCCTCCAAGGCCATGGGCATCATGAACTCCTTCGTGGGGGACATCTTTGAGCGCATCGCCGGTGAGGCTTCCCGCCTGGCACACTACAACAAGCGCTCCACCATCACCTCCAGGGAGATCCAGACCGCCGTCCGCCTGCTGCTGCCCGGTGAGCTGGCCAAACACGCCGTGTCCGAGGGCACCAAGGCCGTCACCAAGTACACCAGCTCCAAGTAA